Proteins encoded together in one Miscanthus floridulus cultivar M001 chromosome 16, ASM1932011v1, whole genome shotgun sequence window:
- the LOC136512118 gene encoding potassium channel AKT2-like gives MKKEKGKQNNCFIKQFDAASFAVVCYARRYLSTFFIMDVSSTIPFQALAYFITGEVKENAAYSVLGLLRLWRLRRVNQFFTRLEKDIRFSYFWIRSARLVAVTLFVVHCAGCLYYLIADRYPHPEKTWIGDGEVIPDFRQASLRIRYITSVYWSITTMTTVGYGDLHARNTVEMIFNIFYMLFNLGLTSYLIGNMTNLVVEGTHRTMEFRNSIRAASSFVGRNHLPPRLKQQILAYMCLKFRAESLNQQQLMDQLPKSICKSICEHLFVPVVKDVYLFNGVSREMLLSLVTKMKPEYIPPKEDVIVQNEAPDDVYVVVSGEVDVIVFDGIDERVEATLGPRDIFGEVSALSDRAQAFTFRTRTLSQLLRLKQATLKEAMQSRPEDSVVIIKNFLKHQVEMHGMNMKVEDLLGDNTGEHDDDANVLTIAAMGNSGLLEDLLRAGKDADVGDAMGRTALHIAASKGYEDCVLVLLKHACNVNIKDAQGNTAMWNAIAAGHHKIFNILYHFERASNPHAGGDVLCLAARRGDLDALRGLLKLGLEVDSEDNDGATALRVAMAEGHADAARFLIMNGASVDKASLDDDGSGSGAARLTMSPTELRELLRKRELGHSITIVDSPAVVPDGGSSGHSRPGRLQSTRSDNQRWPRVSIYQGHPFLRNRSSEAGKLINLPGTMEEFKAIVGEKLKVDAEKALIVNDKGAEIDSIDVIRDNDKLFVVTEEDLRRLASMDSVSSS, from the exons ATGAAGAAAGAAAAAGGTAAGCAGAACAATTGCTTCATCAAGCAATTTGACGCTGCGAGCTTTGCTGTTGTGTGCTACGCCCGTAGGTACCTGTCGACGTTCTTCATCATGGACGTGTCATCGACGATCCCGTTCCAGGCCCTTGCCTACTTCATCACCGGCGAGGTCAAGGAGAACGCCGCGTACAGTGTACTGGGCCTCCTACGCCTGTGGCGTCTCCGCAGGGTTAATCAGTTCTTCACCAGGCTCGAGAAGGACATCCGCTTCAGCTACTTCTGGATCCGCAGCGCGCGCCTCGTCGCG GTGACCCTGTTCGTGGTCCACTGCGCCGGGTGCCTGTACTACCTGATCGCTGACAGGTACCCGCACCCGGAGAAGACGTGGATCGGCGACGGCGAGGTGATCCCCGACTTCCGGCAGGCCAGCCTGCGGATCCGCTACATCACCTCCGTCTACTGGTCcatcaccaccatgaccaccgtcGGCTACGGCGACCTGCACGCCAGGAACACCGTCGAGATGATCTTCAACATCTTCTACATGCTCTTCAACCTCGGGCTCACCTCCTACCTCATCGGCAACATGACCAACCTCGTCGTCGAGGGCACCCACCGCACCATGGAGTTT AGGAACAGCATCAGGGCCGCGTCGAGCTTCGTGGGCCGGAACCACCTGCCACCGCGGCTGAAGCAGCAGATCCTGGCCTACATGTGCCTCAAGTTCAGGGCGGAGAGCCTGaaccagcagcagctcatggaccagcttcccaagTCCATCTGCAAGAGCATCTGCGAGCACCTCTTCGTGCCGGTCGTCAAGGACGTCTACCTCTTCAACGGGGTCTCAAGAGAAATGCTCCTGTCCCTGGTCACCAAGATGAAGCCGGAGTACATCCCGCCCAAGGAGGACGTGATCGTGCAGAACGAGGCTCCGGACGACGTGTATGTCGTCGTCTCCGGCGAGGTGGATGTCATAGTGTTCGACGGCATCGACGAGCGGGTGGAGGCGACGCTGGGGCCGCGGGACATCTTCGGCGAGGTGAGCGCGCTGAGCGACCGGGCGCAGGCCTTCACGTTCCGGACGAGGACGCTGAGCCAGCTGCTGCGGCTGAAGCAGGCCACGCTCAAGGAGGCCATGCAGAGCAGGCCCGAGGACAGCGTCGTCATCATCAAGAACTTCCTCAAG CATCAGGTCGAGATGCATGGCATGAACATGAAGGTCGAGGACTTGCTGGGAGACAACACTGGCGAGCACGACGACGACGCGAATGTGCTGACGATCGCCGCGATGGGAAACAGCGGCTTACTCGAGGACCTCCTCAGGGCAGGGAAGGACGCTGACGTCGGCGACGCCATGGGCAGAACAGCATTG CACATCGCGGCGTCCAAGGGGTACGAGGACTGCGTGCTGGTGCTGCTCAAGCACGCGTGCAACGTGAACATCAAGGACGCGCAGGGCAACACGGCGATGTGGAACGCCATCGCGGCGGGGCACCACAAGATCTTCAACATCCTGTACCACTTCGAGCGCGCGTCCAACCCGCACGCCGGCGGAGACGTCCTGTGCCTCGCCGCGCGCCGCGGCGACCTCGACGCGCTCCGGGGGCTCCTCAAGCTCGGCCTGGAAGTGGACTCGGAGGACAACGACGGTGCCACCGCGCTGCGCGTCGCGATGGCCGAGGGACACGCCGACGCGGCCAGGTTCCTGATCATGAACGGGGCCAGCGTGGACAAGGCGAGCCTCGACGACGACGGCTCTGGCTCCGGCGCCGCGCGGCTAACAATGTCGCCGACCGAGCTGCGCGAGCTGCTGCGGAAGCGGGAGCTCGGCCACTCGATAACCATCGTTGACTCGCCAGCGGTGGTCCCGGACGGCGGCTCGTCGGGGCACAGCCGTCCAGGCAGATTACAGAGCACAAGATCGGACAACCAGCGGTGGCCTCGGGTGAGCATATACCAGGGCCACCCTTTCCTCAGAAACCGCAGTTCTGAAGCTGGCAAGCTGATCAATCTGCCTGGCACCATGGAAGAATTCAAAGCCATCGTCG GTGAGAAATTGAAAGTTGATGCGGAGAAGGCCCTGATCGTGAACGACAAAGGAGCCGAGATCGACTCTATCGACGTTATCCGGGACAACGACAAGCTGTTCGTGGTCACCGAAGAAGATCTGAGGCGGCTGGCATCAATGGACTCGGTGTCTTCGTCATAA